The following proteins come from a genomic window of Triticum aestivum cultivar Chinese Spring chromosome 6A, IWGSC CS RefSeq v2.1, whole genome shotgun sequence:
- the LOC123128160 gene encoding uncharacterized protein → MERFDEYDCASAHSHQHPDRVSDSLEDPISDEDVQPTRLSLACATTKKREDDNRMAGHNESAIWDEVQEEADELAHVHKDPHAHSVSLLSAGTSKRSKCENKLKFSIRGFNSILSGVKSENSYAGEQEVLSGMRPAKAIETMMAEQFENIDEETETEELPPDFAHPTKNANISVAELLEDLQDRSASSVRTPFSIHQQTEAKEGKPKVSTSGKKILALLGQRDLDSEEHSEHAIGETSSEDEAEDTVRNNLTMVNKDVKGNRKTMSDLFQEAFTATDMEGTALPMRSTGAGYYGRMQQIMQMEKDRHAEFSRQYNRARDYLGDSKGVTVQILSRSLEGKLTVCLCLLKEKSNLPLTDCDMDDSSSKRTIIFSPKICDNVDLVEGNIIHIHPPWKEVKVKEEEVMLCTYFSHHLA, encoded by the exons ATGGAAAGATTCGATGAGTACGACTGCGCATCCGCTCATTCTCACCAGCACCCGGACCGCGTCTCTGATTCTCTCGAGGATCCGATATCTGATGAG GATGTCCAACCAACAAGGCTCTCGCTGGCCTGTGCTACAACAAAAAAGAGAGAGGATGATAACAGAATGGCGGGCCACAATGAATCAGCCATCTGGGATGAAGTTCAGGAAGAAGCTGATGAGCTAGCCCATGTGCATAAAGATCCTCATGCTCATAGTGTCTCACTCCTATCTGCTGGAACAAGCAAAA GGAGCAAATGTGAAAATAAGCTCAAATTTTCAATACGTGGATTCAATTCTATTCTGTCAGGCGTAAAGAGTGAAAACTCGTATGCTGGGGAACAAGAAGTTTTGTCAGGAATGCGACCAGCTAAAGCTATAGAAACTATGATGGCTGAGCAGTTCGAAAATATCGATGAAGAAACTGAAACTGAAGAATTGCCCCCAGATTTTGCCCATCCAACCAAGAATGCAAACATTTCAGTTGCTGAACTTCTTGAAGATCTACAGGATAGAAGTGCCTCATCTGTTAGAACACCATTTTCG ATTCATCAACAAACCGAAGCTAAGGAAGGGAAGCCAAAAGTTTCGACTTCAGGGAAGAAAATACTAGCACTTCTAGGTCAGAGGGATCTTGACAGTGAAGAGCACTCAGAGCATGCTATTGGTGAAACGTCTAGTGAGGATGAAGCGGAA GATACTGTTCGAAACAACTTGACTATGGTGAACAAAGATGTGAAGGGAAACCGAAAAACTATGTCTGACCTATTCCAAGAAGCTTTCACTGCAACAGATATGGAGGGTACTGCACTCCCCATGAGATCAACCGG AGCTGGTTATTATGGAAGGATGCAACAGATTATGCAGATGGAGAAAGATAGGCATGCTGAGTTCTCGAGGCAGTATAACAGAGCGCGAGATTATTTAG GTGATTCAAAGGGAGTTACTGTTCAAATTTTGTCAAGGTCCTTGGAAGGAAAACTAACAGTCTGCCTCTGCCTGTTGAAAGAAAAGAGTAAC CTTCCGTTGACAGATTGCGACATGGATGACAGCAGTAGTAAGAGGACCATTATCTTCAGTCCCAAAATATGTGACAATGTGGATCTTGTAGAAGGAAACATTATTCACATCCACCCACCATG GAAAGAAGTGAAAGTAAAAGAAGAGGAGGTGATGCTCTGCACCTACTTCTCGCATCACCTGGCGTGA